In one window of Gorilla gorilla gorilla isolate KB3781 chromosome 2, NHGRI_mGorGor1-v2.1_pri, whole genome shotgun sequence DNA:
- the ABHD10 gene encoding palmitoyl-protein thioesterase ABHD10, mitochondrial has translation MAVARFAAVAAWVPCRSWGWAAVPFGPHRGLSVLLAQIPQRAPRWLPACRQKTSLSFLNRPDLPNLAYKKLKGKSPGIIFIPGYLSYMNGTKALAIEEFCKSLGHACIRFDYSGVGSSDGNSEESTLGKWRKDVLSIIDDLADGPQILVGSSLGGWLMLHAAIARPEKVVALIGVATAADTLVTKFNQLPVELKKEVEMKGVWSMPSKYSEEGVYNVQYSFIKEAEHHCLLHSPIPVNCPIRLLHGMKDDIVPWHTSMQVADRVLSTDVDVILRKHSDHRMREKADIQLLVYTIDDLIDKLSTIVN, from the exons ATGGCGGTTGCGCGCTTCGCAGCTGTGGCGGCCTGGGTACCTTGTCggagctggggctgggcagcCGTCCCCTTCGGTCCCCACCGTGGCCTCAGCGTTCTGCTTGCACAGATACCTCAGCGGGCGCCACGGTGGCTCCCAG CTTGTAGACAAAAGACGTCACTCTCATTCCTTAATCGACCAGACCTTCCAAACCTGGCTTATAAGAAGCTAAAAGGCAAAAGTCCAGGAATTATCTTCATCCCTGGCTATCTTTCTTATATGAATGGTACAAAAGCGTTGGCGATTGAGGAGTTCTGCAAATCTCTAGGTCACGCCTGCATAAG GTTTGATTACTCAGGAGTTGGAAGTTCAGATGGTAACTCAGAGGAAAGCACACTGGGGAAATGGAGAAAAGATGTTCTTTCTATAATTGATGACTTGGCTGATGGGCCACAG attCTTGTTGGATCTAGCCTTGGAGGGTGGCTTATGCTTCATGCTGCGATTGCACGACCAGAAAAGGTCGTGGCTCTTATTGGTGTAGCTACAGCTGCAGATACCTTAGTGACAAAGTTTAATCAGCTTCCTGTTGAG CTAAAAAAGGAAGTAGAGATGAAAGGTGTGTGGAGCATGCCATCAAAATACTCTGAAGAAGGAGTTTATAACGTTCAGTACAGTTTCATTAAAGAAGCTGAACATCACTGCTTATTACATAGCCCAATTCCTGTGAACTGCCCCATAAGATTGCTCCATGGCATGAAGGATGACATTGTACCTTGGCATACATCAATGCAGGTTGCCGATCGAGTACTCAGCACAGATGTGGATGTCATCCTCCGAAAACACAGTGATCACCGAATGAGGGAAAAAGCAGACATTCAACTTCTTGTTTACACTATTGATGACTTAATTGATAAGCTCTCAACTATAGTTAACTAG